A region from the Geobacter benzoatilyticus genome encodes:
- a CDS encoding transglycosylase SLT domain-containing protein, which produces MLHRLLLATMLTLCLAFSASSQNIPHPLDEKLEKAAQRLKAKDYRGARENARTADDAPEKYLIAGVSAYRLEDWAEAADLLGKAAKELPLLADYSLSWQADALYRASRYEESIEVLKTLIREWPESAFIRTAKLLYADNLFALKNFKDAKASYIRFVEIYPSGRDSLTAVYQAARCREGLGEEEKAVQELRSLWLSYPASPVAEDAEEKMRELASKGFPAAPYTADELFKRAGTLYNLGRYQQAVKAFDAIPLANQPAEFIARLTLNSGQALYKARHFTDAERTFARLAGQELPQDLADKVYFWHAKALERIGKSDEGFSTYLRIAEKSPRGDLADDALLEAAFIRKFQGRYQEQYTLLDRLLSSTTNSGLRQRATWEAAWALYNVKDFAKAADFFRALHDSTDYRERAVYWHARALEAAGDKEGATASFAKVIEEFPLTFYGYQARAAMNIGEEPPSITPEPPLSSLPIPPGFERIKLLISVGLHDEARKELFAIRKRNGLKEKTLLGVARLYLEMGDYNSAGAIYRGHVPRRIDGDSITQWGLIYPQAFRETVARQAAGQKVPLELVYAIIKAESSFSPTVVSPAGAVGLMQLMPSTAKGMVTGENGTGAIATRLTDPEFNVSLGVRHLKWLLDQYNGDTVAAVAAYNAGSTPVDRWRRNLSYQRNDEFIENIPYYETREYVKKVFTGTQLYRTLYPAHPDKEAQRMTGGREDNLLNALLDRGTDKQGEATITASPSP; this is translated from the coding sequence ATGCTCCACCGTTTGCTGCTTGCCACAATGCTTACTCTATGCCTCGCGTTTTCCGCTTCATCCCAAAACATACCCCATCCACTGGACGAGAAGCTCGAAAAGGCTGCCCAGAGGCTAAAAGCCAAAGATTACCGCGGAGCACGCGAAAATGCCCGCACCGCTGACGACGCACCGGAGAAGTATCTGATTGCCGGTGTTTCCGCCTACCGGCTGGAAGATTGGGCCGAAGCGGCCGATTTACTGGGCAAGGCGGCCAAGGAACTGCCTCTTCTCGCCGACTATTCTCTCTCCTGGCAGGCCGATGCCCTCTACCGGGCCAGCCGGTATGAAGAGTCCATAGAAGTACTTAAAACACTGATTCGCGAATGGCCGGAAAGCGCTTTCATCCGCACGGCGAAACTGCTCTATGCCGACAACCTCTTTGCCCTCAAAAATTTTAAAGATGCAAAAGCCTCTTACATCCGCTTCGTTGAAATCTATCCTTCGGGCAGAGACTCCCTGACCGCCGTCTACCAGGCAGCCCGCTGCCGGGAGGGGCTCGGCGAGGAGGAAAAAGCCGTCCAGGAATTGCGGAGCCTCTGGCTGTCCTATCCCGCCTCACCGGTTGCAGAGGATGCGGAAGAAAAAATGCGCGAACTGGCAAGCAAGGGATTTCCTGCCGCCCCATACACCGCCGACGAACTTTTCAAGCGGGCCGGCACCCTCTACAATCTCGGCCGCTACCAGCAAGCCGTCAAAGCCTTTGACGCGATCCCCCTTGCCAATCAACCGGCAGAATTCATCGCCCGCCTCACCCTCAACAGCGGCCAGGCCCTCTACAAAGCCCGGCACTTCACTGATGCCGAACGTACTTTCGCCCGACTTGCGGGACAGGAATTGCCGCAGGACCTTGCCGACAAGGTGTATTTCTGGCATGCCAAGGCCCTGGAACGGATCGGCAAAAGCGACGAAGGCTTCAGTACTTATCTCAGGATAGCCGAGAAATCCCCCCGTGGCGACCTGGCCGACGATGCACTCCTGGAAGCGGCATTCATTCGCAAGTTCCAGGGGCGATACCAGGAACAGTACACCCTTCTCGACCGGCTGCTATCGTCAACAACCAATTCCGGACTGAGGCAACGGGCCACATGGGAAGCGGCCTGGGCTCTCTACAATGTTAAAGATTTCGCGAAAGCAGCCGATTTTTTCAGAGCTCTGCACGATTCAACTGATTATCGGGAACGCGCCGTTTACTGGCATGCCCGGGCCCTGGAAGCAGCCGGTGACAAGGAAGGGGCAACCGCATCATTCGCAAAAGTCATAGAAGAGTTCCCCCTTACCTTCTATGGCTACCAGGCCCGTGCAGCGATGAATATCGGCGAAGAGCCGCCATCCATCACACCTGAACCACCCCTGTCGTCCCTGCCGATACCTCCGGGCTTCGAGCGGATCAAGCTTTTGATAAGCGTCGGGCTCCACGACGAGGCCAGAAAGGAACTTTTCGCCATCAGGAAGAGAAACGGCCTTAAAGAGAAGACCCTTCTCGGCGTGGCCCGCCTGTATCTTGAAATGGGTGACTATAACTCGGCAGGCGCCATTTACCGGGGCCATGTCCCCCGCAGGATCGACGGAGATTCCATCACTCAATGGGGACTCATCTATCCCCAGGCCTTCCGGGAAACCGTGGCACGCCAGGCTGCCGGACAAAAGGTCCCCCTGGAGCTTGTCTATGCCATCATCAAGGCAGAGAGCAGCTTTTCGCCGACCGTCGTCTCCCCTGCCGGAGCCGTGGGGCTCATGCAGCTCATGCCTTCCACCGCCAAGGGGATGGTAACGGGAGAAAACGGCACCGGCGCCATCGCCACCCGCCTGACGGACCCCGAATTCAACGTAAGCCTTGGAGTGCGCCACCTGAAATGGCTGCTGGATCAGTACAACGGCGACACCGTTGCCGCCGTTGCCGCATACAACGCAGGCTCCACTCCCGTCGACCGTTGGCGTCGCAACCTTTCGTATCAGCGCAACGATGAGTTCATCGAAAATATACCCTATTACGAAACCAGGGAATATGTGAAAAAAGTATTCACCGGCACCCAACTCTACCGCACCCTCTATCCGGCACATCCCGACAAAGAAGCACAGCGGATGACAGGTGGCAGGGAGGACAATCTGCTGAATGCCCTGCTTGACAGAGGCACCGACAAGCAGGGAGAAGCAACGATTACCGCTTCACCGTCTCCATAA
- a CDS encoding phage tail tape measure C-terminal domain-containing protein — MENRVQVIFEALNRTKTTFNELLKDTDNFRLKASELDSFLKQGIGFGMFYGLINEGKKAIDTNEQVQNSVRGLAAVARYSGEDIGKSLDVSMKLASDGLINVQEASQSLQNLLSRGYSLEESVNILNRLKDAAAFNRQSHLSMGEAVTSATEGLKNENSILVDNAGVTKNVSVMWKEYAKEHGISVDKLTLAQKRQAEYNGIMKETEAQVGNAKLAIEGITGAKTKMREEVFKLRNALGEGESGLFIVMAKGIAWALDNLRSFLGMIEITGLSYGNWAAKIGATLDWMKGGFSGGFAGLKEEFVTFDKYFDEQVNKIVRKWDGEISVPDIGKDNGKRRQDSKGGASNDAAKAKKQAEDWATVAAGLKADLAKIGLDDLDQKLSDLNAKAEELRKKPKSDKGLIGEWLTGMSSQAIDDEIKKLDDEIAALEEKRAEGEAEWEEALKRRAAAAQSAREAEIDYQLSIITTQEKFLQMGRGEATEQRLALTQKLLASQVAFAAGIDRLADPTGWLTQQKAIQDTRDRLLELQFQMQEQTGSLADGLGYGFQKFIQDAQTLFQQGSSLAEQTARGMEGAFSTFFFDAMTGKLESLWDYIRGFLESVAKAVAEVMAQVVAQQMIGAAIGGASGLEFINAGPQTMLFHEGGLVPRFHFGGLAADEVPAILQTKERVLSREQNALFERFANKAEGTGDVNITLINQTGQPLKATALPLRQSMRGLVREISLELADTDPTYRSRFNIS; from the coding sequence ATGGAAAACCGCGTTCAAGTCATATTTGAAGCCCTCAACCGGACCAAAACTACGTTCAATGAGCTATTGAAGGACACCGACAATTTCCGGCTGAAGGCGTCGGAGTTGGACAGCTTCCTTAAACAGGGTATCGGCTTTGGCATGTTTTATGGCCTTATCAATGAGGGGAAAAAAGCTATTGATACGAACGAGCAGGTTCAGAACTCGGTCAGGGGACTGGCAGCCGTGGCCCGCTACTCCGGTGAAGATATCGGCAAATCCCTTGATGTTTCGATGAAACTTGCATCAGACGGCCTCATAAATGTGCAGGAAGCCTCCCAGTCGCTCCAGAACCTTCTCTCCAGGGGCTATTCTCTGGAAGAATCTGTAAATATCCTCAATCGCCTGAAGGACGCGGCCGCGTTCAACCGTCAGTCTCACCTCTCGATGGGGGAAGCGGTAACGAGCGCCACCGAGGGCCTCAAAAACGAAAACAGCATCCTCGTGGACAATGCCGGAGTCACCAAAAACGTCAGCGTTATGTGGAAAGAGTATGCAAAGGAGCATGGCATCAGCGTTGACAAGCTGACCCTGGCTCAGAAGCGCCAGGCCGAATACAACGGTATCATGAAGGAAACCGAAGCTCAGGTGGGCAACGCCAAGCTCGCCATCGAGGGCATCACCGGTGCCAAAACCAAGATGCGTGAAGAAGTGTTCAAACTCCGTAACGCCTTGGGAGAAGGAGAATCAGGCCTGTTTATCGTTATGGCAAAGGGGATTGCATGGGCGCTGGACAACCTGCGCTCTTTCCTCGGGATGATTGAGATCACCGGCCTCAGTTATGGTAACTGGGCTGCTAAAATCGGTGCGACTCTTGACTGGATGAAGGGGGGCTTTTCGGGCGGTTTCGCGGGGTTAAAAGAAGAATTTGTCACTTTTGACAAGTATTTCGATGAACAGGTTAACAAGATTGTAAGGAAGTGGGATGGAGAAATAAGCGTCCCCGATATAGGCAAAGATAACGGTAAGCGTCGTCAGGATTCTAAGGGGGGCGCTAGCAACGATGCCGCCAAGGCCAAAAAACAGGCTGAAGACTGGGCCACCGTAGCCGCCGGGCTTAAAGCCGACCTGGCCAAGATCGGGCTCGACGATCTGGATCAGAAGCTCTCCGACCTGAACGCCAAGGCCGAGGAACTGCGCAAGAAGCCAAAGAGCGACAAGGGACTTATCGGTGAATGGCTCACCGGTATGTCGAGCCAGGCCATTGACGACGAAATCAAAAAACTCGACGACGAGATCGCCGCCCTGGAAGAAAAACGAGCGGAAGGCGAAGCTGAATGGGAAGAGGCCCTGAAACGCCGGGCCGCAGCGGCCCAGTCCGCCCGTGAGGCGGAGATCGACTATCAGCTCTCCATTATCACCACCCAAGAGAAATTCCTCCAGATGGGCCGGGGTGAGGCCACCGAGCAGCGCCTCGCCCTCACACAAAAGCTTCTCGCCTCCCAGGTGGCCTTTGCCGCCGGTATCGACCGGCTCGCCGACCCCACCGGCTGGCTGACCCAGCAAAAGGCAATCCAGGATACCCGCGACCGGCTCCTGGAACTGCAATTCCAGATGCAGGAGCAAACCGGCTCCCTGGCCGATGGGCTTGGTTACGGGTTCCAGAAGTTCATCCAGGATGCCCAGACGCTGTTCCAACAGGGGTCATCCCTAGCGGAACAGACCGCCCGAGGCATGGAGGGGGCGTTCTCCACCTTCTTCTTCGACGCCATGACCGGCAAGCTGGAAAGCCTGTGGGATTACATCCGTGGCTTCCTGGAGTCCGTCGCCAAGGCCGTGGCCGAGGTAATGGCCCAGGTGGTGGCGCAGCAGATGATCGGCGCGGCCATCGGCGGCGCTTCGGGGCTCGAATTCATCAACGCCGGGCCGCAGACGATGCTGTTTCACGAGGGGGGGCTCGTGCCCCGGTTCCATTTCGGCGGATTAGCCGCCGACGAAGTCCCGGCCATCCTCCAAACCAAGGAGCGCGTACTCTCCCGCGAGCAGAACGCCCTGTTCGAGCGTTTTGCCAACAAGGCCGAAGGGACAGGTGACGTCAATATCACTCTTATAAACCAGACCGGCCAGCCGCTCAAAGCCACGGCTCTCCCGTTACGACAGTCGATGCGCGGTTTAGTGCGAGAAATTTCCTTGGAACTGGCTGACACTGATCCAACTTACAGAAGCAGGTTTAACATTAGCTGA
- a CDS encoding DNA-binding protein, with the protein MNNGRSLAEQSIIRAENTLKAALAALELPIRGSYRPGEVCAILGIGESTFWRLLARYERDERGNLHQPDCLVSFTLANNRRVSYLELVNFIRRNEDYHRKTNGKSDNGE; encoded by the coding sequence ATGAATAACGGTAGGTCTTTGGCCGAACAGAGCATCATCCGCGCTGAGAACACCCTGAAAGCGGCCCTGGCAGCTCTGGAACTGCCAATCAGGGGAAGCTACCGGCCGGGGGAGGTCTGCGCCATTCTCGGCATTGGTGAATCTACATTCTGGCGTCTGCTTGCCCGCTACGAACGCGACGAGCGTGGCAACCTGCACCAGCCCGACTGCCTTGTCAGCTTCACCTTGGCTAATAACAGACGGGTCTCCTACCTGGAGCTTGTCAATTTCATCAGGCGCAATGAGGATTACCACCGTAAGACGAATGGGAAATCGGACAACGGAGAATGA
- a CDS encoding DNA-binding protein has protein sequence MTKGKSFAERSIIQAENTLKASLAALGLPVRGSYPPGEVCAILGIGDRTFWSLVNGFEKDEDGRIRTPDKLDSFILRTNRRVAYLEIVDFIRRNNSYHRRAGSGIPAATTGEAPGRSVNE, from the coding sequence ATGACCAAAGGCAAATCGTTTGCCGAGCGGAGCATCATCCAGGCTGAGAACACCTTGAAGGCATCGTTGGCGGCATTGGGTCTCCCTGTCAGGGGAAGCTATCCCCCTGGTGAGGTCTGCGCCATCCTCGGCATCGGCGATCGCACCTTCTGGTCCCTCGTTAATGGTTTCGAGAAAGACGAAGACGGCAGGATCAGGACGCCGGACAAGCTCGACAGCTTCATCCTGCGGACCAACCGACGGGTTGCCTACCTGGAGATTGTTGATTTCATCAGGCGCAACAACAGTTATCACCGCAGGGCCGGCAGCGGGATTCCGGCGGCCACCACCGGGGAGGCACCGGGGAGGAGCGTGAATGAATAA
- a CDS encoding regulatory protein GemA, with product MASKAVRDGRQPITRGQISAIHTLKTRLGMDEESYRALLQEFGGVESSKELSWFQADELIDEMKRKAGQKPQVNHKGKRHRSLEGRAGMATPAQLRKIEAVWAEVSRVEDPEERAKALRSFVGKIAQVSDLRFLDRRGVAKVIAALTAMQKRRGLA from the coding sequence ATGGCATCTAAGGCGGTTCGCGACGGCAGGCAACCAATCACCCGCGGGCAGATCAGTGCCATCCATACCCTCAAGACACGACTCGGCATGGATGAGGAGAGCTATCGGGCACTGCTGCAGGAGTTTGGCGGAGTGGAGAGCAGCAAGGAGCTTTCGTGGTTCCAGGCGGATGAGCTGATTGACGAGATGAAGCGCAAGGCGGGCCAGAAGCCCCAGGTCAATCACAAGGGAAAGCGGCACAGAAGCCTTGAAGGCCGTGCCGGTATGGCTACCCCGGCGCAGTTGCGAAAGATCGAAGCCGTGTGGGCCGAGGTTAGCAGGGTTGAGGATCCGGAAGAGCGGGCGAAGGCGCTCCGCTCGTTTGTGGGAAAAATAGCACAGGTGTCGGACCTGCGGTTTCTGGACCGGCGGGGCGTGGCAAAGGTGATTGCAGCCCTGACCGCCATGCAGAAACGGCGCGGACTGGCATAA
- a CDS encoding ExeA family protein: MSTIASAYRMHFEPIILKGVTLASGITQGELARAVGEVLGVTLSRTTVNLCINRGYIPLRLPGFKDAVEQILSRDSRAMYWLMKNEMTVADVWSPLGLERRKAQPHPKDRHKIDGDEEPHDEPGDSDTATVTWEVEMLHPDTMKHFRLFRQPFGPNDVTSEQDIYMSDEHCYIEAAMMDAAFNVGFIAIVGEVQSGKSVIRKKVMENLKREGSVAVIHPRSRRINADEKPQSRVTPSSLCDAIIMGISDQKPQVRTEHKVQQLENLLISRANQGYKHVLIIEEAQNLSPVTLKYLKQFYEIEDGFKKLLGIILIGQPELKDMLDETRHVDIREVIRRIQIVEIKGLDNNLRDYLAFKFKRIGAKVEDIFEESAFEALAKRLTVEDYKKRKISHAYPGLVNSYVTRAMNLVCELGGTKVTEEVIYGI, from the coding sequence ATGAGTACAATCGCAAGCGCTTATCGAATGCATTTTGAGCCGATTATCTTGAAGGGAGTGACCCTGGCCAGCGGCATCACGCAAGGGGAGCTGGCGCGGGCGGTCGGTGAGGTACTTGGTGTCACGCTCTCCCGCACCACCGTGAACCTCTGTATCAATCGGGGATACATCCCCCTCAGGCTTCCGGGGTTCAAAGACGCTGTGGAGCAGATTCTTTCGAGAGATTCACGTGCCATGTACTGGCTGATGAAAAACGAGATGACGGTCGCTGACGTCTGGTCGCCCTTGGGGCTGGAGCGGCGGAAAGCACAGCCGCACCCCAAAGACAGGCACAAGATCGACGGGGATGAAGAGCCGCACGACGAACCCGGCGATTCAGACACTGCCACAGTGACATGGGAGGTTGAGATGCTGCATCCGGACACGATGAAGCACTTCAGGTTGTTTAGACAGCCGTTCGGACCGAATGACGTGACCAGCGAACAGGATATCTACATGTCCGATGAGCACTGCTACATAGAGGCGGCGATGATGGACGCGGCCTTCAACGTGGGATTCATCGCGATCGTGGGTGAAGTCCAGAGCGGCAAGTCAGTCATCCGAAAAAAGGTCATGGAGAACCTCAAGCGTGAGGGAAGCGTGGCCGTGATCCACCCCCGCAGCAGGAGGATAAACGCCGATGAAAAACCACAATCCCGCGTTACCCCCAGCAGCCTCTGCGATGCCATCATCATGGGCATCTCGGATCAAAAGCCGCAGGTGAGGACGGAGCACAAAGTCCAGCAGCTTGAAAACCTTCTCATCTCCCGTGCAAACCAGGGCTACAAGCACGTTTTGATTATTGAGGAGGCGCAGAATCTGTCCCCGGTCACGCTGAAGTATCTGAAACAGTTCTATGAGATCGAGGACGGTTTCAAGAAACTCCTCGGCATCATCCTCATCGGACAGCCGGAGCTTAAGGACATGCTGGACGAAACCAGACACGTAGACATAAGGGAGGTGATCCGCCGGATCCAGATCGTAGAGATCAAAGGTCTGGACAATAATCTCCGGGATTACTTGGCGTTCAAGTTCAAAAGGATCGGCGCGAAGGTGGAAGACATCTTCGAGGAAAGCGCCTTTGAGGCTCTCGCTAAGCGGCTCACCGTCGAGGATTACAAGAAGCGGAAGATCTCGCACGCATACCCCGGCCTCGTCAATTCCTATGTGACCAGGGCCATGAATCTTGTCTGCGAGTTGGGAGGGACGAAGGTCACCGAGGAGGTGATCTATGGCATCTAA